In Gemmata obscuriglobus, a single genomic region encodes these proteins:
- a CDS encoding IS66-like element ISGob3 family transposase has translation MTSVPQPPELPSDLPPAVVAYIRALEATVAQLQATVAALQVTVADLQTRLNQNSSNSSKPPSSDGPQVKPAPPKSPSGKRRGGQSGHPKAERTVLPPDTVHTLKPDTCRGCACPLTGDDPNPSIHQVHEIPVVRPQVTEYRCHRLRCPHCGAVTTAPVPADAAPGYGPRVQAVAAMLTGSCRLGKRVVSQLFDDLFGLPIRPATVCKLQHTTAAALAPVAEAALAYTRGHPANVDETCWTQGRQRAWLWVAVSTSVVAFLIRATRGRSAFDDLRDGSAQVHTTDRYPVYTHLPVHRRQVCWAHLRRDFQAMIDRGNDGSPIGAALLACSDELFGHWFRVRDGTLARSTFARVYARAVRARFRTHLGHGGRCGCPKTGAVCRELLAVEPALWTFARVGGVEPTNNAAERALRHAVCWRKTSYGTDSERGSRFVERILTVLASCRRQGRNVLAFLTDAVTAHRTGAKPPTLIPVPAQQPPMMNPTFAGC, from the coding sequence TACCGAGTGACCTGCCGCCAGCGGTGGTGGCGTACATTCGTGCGCTGGAAGCGACGGTTGCGCAGTTGCAGGCCACGGTCGCGGCTCTCCAGGTCACGGTGGCCGACCTTCAGACCCGGCTCAACCAGAATTCCAGCAACTCGTCGAAACCGCCCTCGTCGGATGGTCCGCAGGTGAAGCCGGCCCCGCCCAAGAGTCCCTCGGGGAAGCGGCGCGGCGGTCAATCGGGGCACCCCAAGGCCGAGCGCACCGTGCTGCCGCCCGACACGGTCCACACCCTCAAACCGGACACCTGCCGCGGGTGTGCGTGCCCACTCACCGGGGACGACCCGAACCCGTCGATTCACCAGGTGCATGAGATCCCGGTCGTCCGGCCGCAGGTGACCGAGTATCGGTGCCATCGGCTCCGGTGCCCGCACTGCGGCGCCGTGACGACCGCACCGGTGCCCGCCGACGCGGCTCCCGGGTACGGTCCCCGGGTCCAGGCGGTGGCCGCCATGCTCACCGGTTCGTGCCGCCTGGGCAAGCGGGTGGTGAGCCAACTGTTCGACGACCTGTTCGGGTTGCCCATCCGTCCGGCCACGGTGTGCAAACTCCAGCACACGACCGCGGCGGCTCTGGCCCCGGTGGCCGAAGCGGCTCTCGCGTACACCCGCGGGCACCCGGCGAACGTGGACGAAACGTGCTGGACGCAAGGGCGCCAGCGGGCCTGGTTGTGGGTCGCGGTGAGCACCTCGGTGGTCGCATTCCTGATCCGCGCCACCCGGGGCCGGAGCGCGTTCGACGACCTGCGGGACGGGTCCGCCCAGGTCCACACGACCGATCGGTATCCGGTGTACACGCATCTGCCGGTGCATCGGCGCCAGGTGTGCTGGGCGCACCTGCGGCGGGACTTCCAGGCGATGATCGATCGGGGCAACGACGGATCCCCGATCGGGGCCGCCCTGTTGGCCTGTTCCGACGAACTGTTCGGGCACTGGTTCCGGGTGCGGGACGGGACGTTAGCCCGGTCCACGTTCGCTCGCGTGTACGCCCGCGCCGTGCGGGCCCGGTTCCGCACGCACCTGGGGCACGGGGGCCGGTGCGGGTGCCCCAAGACCGGGGCCGTGTGCCGCGAGCTGTTGGCGGTGGAGCCGGCCCTGTGGACGTTCGCACGCGTGGGCGGGGTGGAACCGACCAACAACGCGGCCGAGCGGGCCCTGCGTCACGCCGTGTGCTGGCGCAAGACCAGCTACGGCACCGACTCCGAACGCGGTAGCCGGTTCGTGGAGCGGATCCTCACGGTCCTGGCCTCGTGTCGCCGGCAGGGCCGCAACGTGCTCGCATTCCTCACCGACGCCGTCAC